A region of Sesamum indicum cultivar Zhongzhi No. 13 linkage group LG7, S_indicum_v1.0, whole genome shotgun sequence DNA encodes the following proteins:
- the LOC105167196 gene encoding adenine/guanine permease AZG1-like: MDVESGTPPPPPSAVAPSPITTRLNSYVAESRIGKRFKLTERNTTFTTELRAGTATFLTMAYILAVNASILSDSGGTCSVSDCIPLCSDPSISPLDCVTHPDVRLVPPDAACKFNPVNPGYAACVEKTRKDLIVATVAASLIGCAIMGIFANLPLALAPGMGANAYFAYTVVGFHGSGNVSYQSALAAVFMEGLIFLLVSAVGLRAKLAKLVPETVRISSSAGIGLFLAFIGLQNNQGVGLIGYSASTLVTLGGCRSSDRTAVAPVMTSANGTISLIPGGAVSDDILCLHGRMENPTFWLGVVGFVIIAYCLVKNIKGAMIYGIVFVTAVSWFRNTNVTAFPNTPAGDSAYEYFKKVVDVHKIESTAGALSFKSIRKGHFWEALITFLYVDILDTTGTLYSMARFAGFTDANGDFEGQYFAFMADASSIVAGSLLGTSPVTAFIESSTGIREGGRTGLTALTVAGYFVLAFFLTPLLASIPPWAVGPPLILVGVLMMRAVVEVEWGDMKEAIPAFMTMILMPLTYSIAYGLIGGIGTYIVLHLWDWGKGLLEKHPMIIRNNFLVNI; the protein is encoded by the coding sequence ATGGACGTGGAGTCAGGCACACCACCGCCTCCGCCATCAGCCGTCGCGCCATCCCCTATAACCACCCGCCTCAACTCCTATGTCGCTGAGAGCCGTATCGGTAAACGCTTCAAGCTCACGGAACGCAACACTACCTTCACCACCGAGCTCCGCGCCGGCACCGCAACGTTCCTCACAATGGCTTACATCCTCGCTGTGAACGCCTCCATTCTATCAGATTCCGGCGGAACATGCTCCGTTTCCGACTGCATCCCTCTTTGTTCCGACCCCTCCATTTCGCCCCTGGACTGCGTTACCCACCCCGACGTCCGCCTCGTCCCCCCCGACGCCGCCTGCAAATTCAACCCCGTCAACCCTGGCTACGCCGCGTGTGTGGAGAAAACACGTAAAGATTTGATCGTCGCGACCGTGGCTGCTTCCCTCATAGGCTGCGCAATCATGGGCATCTTCGCCAATCTCCCCTTGGCTCTGGCCCCCGGAATGGGTGCTAATGCGTATTTCGCTTACACAGTCGTCGGATTTCATGGCTCAGGAAATGTATCATATCAAAGCGCATTGGCAGCTGTATTCATGGAGGGATTAATCTTTCTGTTAGTCTCCGCCGTCGGTTTGCGTGCTAAGCTTGCCAAATTAGTGCCCGAAACTGTAAGAATTTCTTCCTCTGCTGGGATTGGATTGTTTCTAGCGTTTATTGGATTGCAAAACAATCAAGGGGTTGGCCTCATTGGCTATAGCGCCTCCACATTGGTCACATTGGGAGGTTGTCGGAGCTCCGACAGAACAGCGGTGGCGCCGGTGATGACTTCAGCGAACGGCACCATTTCTTTAATCCCCGGCGGCGCTGTTTCGGACGACATACTCTGCTTGCATGGACGCATGGAGAATCCCACATTCTGGCTTGGGGTAGTGGGATTCGTGATTATAGCTTACTGCTTGGTGAAAAACATTAAGGGGGCTATGATTTACGGCATTGTTTTCGTGACGGCCGTTTCTTGGTTCAGAAACACGAATGTCACCGCATTTCCAAACACTCCGGCGGGGGATTCCGCCTACGAGTACTTCAAGAAAGTAGTTGATGTTCACAAAATCGAGAGCACCGCCGGAGCTTTGAGCTTCAAGAGCATCAGAAAAGGCCATTTCTGGGAGGCCCTGATCACGTTTTTGTACGTAGATATACTGGACACCACCGGGACTCTGTACTCCATGGCCCGCTTCGCCGGATTTACGGACGCCAACGGCGATTTCGAGGGCCAGTATTTCGCTTTCATGGCGGACGCGTCTTCCATTGTTGCGGGGTCGCTGTTGGGGACCTCGCCGGTGACGGCGTTCATCGAATCATCGACAGGGATAAGGGAGGGCGGGAGAACGGGCTTGACGGCACTGACGGTGGCGGGGTATTTCGTGCTGGCCTTTTTCTTGACGCCGTTGCTGGCGTCGATACCGCCATGGGCGGTGGGGCCACCGCTGATACTGGTGGGGGTGCTGATGATGAGGGCGGTGGTGGAAGTGGAGTGGGGTGATATGAAGGAAGCAATTCCGGCGTTTATGACTATGATTTTGATGCCGTTGACGTACTCCATTGCTTATGGTTTGATTGGTGGTATTGGAACTTATATTGTACTCCATTTGTGGGATTGGGGAAAGGGATTATTGGAAAAACATCCCATGattattaggaataatttcttggtaaatatttaa